A genomic segment from Streptomyces sp. TLI_235 encodes:
- a CDS encoding asparagine synthase (glutamine-hydrolysing) has product MCGIAGWVAFDRNLTRERAVLEAMTATMVCRGPDGGGLHLARHAALGHRRLAVIDPPGGAQPMAVEEDGHAPAVLSYSGEVFNHRELRAELERAGHRFRTRSDTEVVLRAYLQWGERFADRLNGMYAFALWDARREELLLVRDRMGVKPLHYHRTADGVLFGSEPKALFAHPSLRPEVDLDGLRELLSTARTPGHAVYRGLAEVRPGHVVTVGRAGLTTRRYWALEAREHTDDGPAAAATVRDLLADTVRRQLDADVPLCALLSGGLDSSAITALAAAELHARGDGPIRSFAVDYTGQSERFRPDTMRGTPDGPYARLVAEHVGADHRTVELDSDALSDPAHRASVLRARDLPWEFGDMDTSMLLLFRAVRRESTVALSGEVADELFGGYPWFHDPALIAAETFPWAALLSRTAGLGAGPREGLLGRDLLAKLDLDAYRADRYREALTAVPHLPGTDPVERRMRELTHLSLTRFVRILLDRKDRLSMACGLEVRVPFCDHRLVQYVFNTPWRIKSADGREKSLLRAAVRDLLPAAVADRAKSPYPSIQDLRYPRALQASLGRLAADRDAPAAALLDRRAVADALAPGADPQYARAATEVVLGIDDWLRTYAVSLVM; this is encoded by the coding sequence ATGTGCGGGATCGCGGGATGGGTGGCGTTCGACCGGAACCTCACCCGGGAGCGTGCGGTACTGGAGGCGATGACCGCCACCATGGTCTGCCGCGGCCCGGACGGCGGGGGGCTGCACCTCGCCCGGCACGCCGCGCTCGGCCACCGCCGGCTCGCCGTGATCGACCCGCCCGGCGGCGCGCAGCCGATGGCCGTGGAGGAGGACGGCCACGCCCCGGCCGTCCTCAGCTACAGCGGCGAGGTCTTCAACCACCGCGAGCTGCGCGCCGAACTGGAGCGGGCCGGCCACCGCTTCCGCACCCGCAGCGACACCGAGGTGGTGCTGCGCGCCTACCTGCAGTGGGGTGAGCGCTTCGCCGACCGGCTGAACGGCATGTACGCCTTCGCCCTCTGGGACGCCCGGCGCGAGGAGCTGCTGCTGGTCCGCGACCGGATGGGCGTCAAACCGCTGCACTACCACCGCACCGCCGACGGCGTGCTCTTCGGCTCCGAGCCCAAGGCGCTGTTCGCCCACCCGTCGCTGCGCCCCGAGGTCGACCTGGACGGGCTGCGCGAGCTGCTCAGCACCGCGCGGACACCCGGGCACGCCGTCTACCGGGGCCTCGCGGAGGTCCGGCCCGGCCATGTCGTCACCGTCGGCCGGGCCGGGCTCACCACCCGCCGGTACTGGGCGCTGGAGGCCCGCGAGCACACCGACGACGGCCCGGCCGCCGCCGCGACCGTCCGCGACCTGCTGGCGGACACCGTGCGGCGGCAGCTCGACGCCGACGTACCGCTCTGCGCCCTGCTCTCCGGCGGGCTCGACTCCAGTGCGATCACCGCGCTCGCCGCCGCTGAACTGCACGCGCGCGGCGACGGCCCGATCCGCAGCTTCGCGGTCGACTACACCGGGCAGAGCGAGAGATTCCGGCCGGACACCATGCGCGGCACCCCCGACGGCCCGTACGCCCGGCTGGTCGCCGAGCACGTCGGCGCCGACCACCGCACGGTCGAGCTGGACAGCGACGCGCTCAGCGACCCGGCGCACCGGGCCTCCGTGCTGCGCGCCCGCGACCTGCCGTGGGAGTTCGGCGACATGGACACCTCGATGCTGCTGCTCTTCCGCGCGGTGCGCCGGGAGTCCACGGTGGCGCTGTCCGGCGAGGTCGCGGACGAGCTGTTCGGCGGCTATCCGTGGTTCCACGACCCGGCGCTGATCGCCGCCGAGACCTTCCCCTGGGCGGCCCTGCTGTCCCGGACGGCCGGCCTCGGCGCCGGCCCCCGGGAGGGGCTGCTCGGCCGGGACCTGCTCGCCAAGCTGGACCTGGACGCCTACCGGGCCGACCGCTACCGCGAGGCGCTGACCGCCGTGCCGCACCTGCCCGGCACCGACCCGGTGGAGCGCCGGATGCGCGAGCTCACCCACCTCAGCCTGACCCGCTTCGTCCGCATCCTGCTGGACCGCAAGGACCGCCTGTCGATGGCCTGCGGCCTGGAGGTGCGGGTGCCGTTCTGCGACCACCGGCTGGTCCAGTACGTCTTCAACACGCCGTGGCGGATCAAGTCCGCCGACGGCCGGGAGAAGAGCCTGCTGCGGGCCGCCGTCCGCGACCTGCTGCCGGCCGCGGTCGCCGACCGGGCGAAGAGCCCCTACCCGTCGATCCAGGACCTGCGCTACCCGCGCGCCCTGCAGGCCTCCCTCGGCCGGCTCGCCGCCGACCGGGACGCGCCCGCCGCGGCCCTGCTCGACCGCCGGGCCGTCGCCGACGCGCTCGCCCCCGGCGCCGACCCGCAGTACGCCCGGGCCGCCACCGAGGTGGTGCTCGGCATCGACGACTGGCTGCGAACGTACGCCGTGTCACTCGTGATGTGA
- a CDS encoding putative MFS family arabinose efflux permease translates to MTTTHTSASPPVPAPHAAEGPDHAYRLLLAAAAAGKAGSAVGSLAVPLTAVLALHSPAWQVGLLAALQTAAFLFVGLPAGAWVDRLRKRPVMIAADVARALLYVSVPAAWTLGCLTFVQLCAVSLLAGTATVFFDIAAQSHLPAVVGRAGLTRANAHLVTVDAVAQIGGRSAGGLLVGLLTAPVTLLVDAAGCLGSAWLLRRIPRPEPAPARTSPRGRRLAGEILDGLRFVLAHPVLRPIALAGALTNVSVQLCQTVLPLVFARTLGLPDAATGLFFAVGGVGVLLGSLLARPLARRLGAGRLLWLMGLAVAPVGIGVALVDRGPALWWAAGAWLVTTLKVGIDNVIKVSFRQHVTPDELLGRMNATMRVILTGALTVGGALAGLLGSLLSERAALWVGATGLALVWLPICRSPLRTARDLPGT, encoded by the coding sequence ATGACCACCACTCACACATCGGCGTCGCCACCCGTTCCAGCCCCGCATGCCGCCGAAGGGCCCGACCACGCCTACCGGTTGCTGCTCGCCGCGGCCGCCGCCGGCAAGGCCGGCAGTGCGGTCGGCAGCCTGGCCGTGCCGCTCACCGCCGTCCTCGCCCTGCACAGCCCCGCCTGGCAGGTCGGACTGCTGGCCGCACTGCAGACGGCCGCCTTCCTGTTCGTCGGCCTGCCCGCCGGGGCCTGGGTGGACCGGCTCCGCAAGCGGCCCGTCATGATCGCCGCGGATGTCGCGCGGGCGCTGCTGTACGTCTCCGTCCCGGCGGCCTGGACGCTCGGGTGCCTGACCTTCGTCCAGCTCTGCGCGGTGTCACTGCTGGCGGGCACGGCCACCGTGTTCTTCGACATCGCGGCACAGAGCCACCTGCCGGCCGTGGTCGGCCGCGCCGGCCTCACCCGGGCCAACGCCCACCTGGTGACCGTCGATGCCGTCGCCCAGATCGGCGGACGGAGCGCCGGCGGGCTCCTGGTCGGCCTGCTCACCGCCCCCGTGACGCTGCTCGTGGACGCGGCCGGCTGCCTCGGATCCGCCTGGCTGCTGCGGCGGATCCCGCGCCCCGAACCGGCCCCCGCCCGGACGAGCCCCCGGGGCCGCCGGCTCGCGGGGGAGATCCTGGACGGACTGCGCTTCGTGCTCGCCCACCCCGTCCTGCGGCCGATCGCCCTCGCCGGCGCCCTCACCAACGTGTCCGTCCAGCTCTGCCAGACCGTGCTGCCGCTGGTCTTCGCCCGAACACTGGGACTGCCGGACGCCGCCACCGGCCTCTTCTTCGCGGTCGGCGGCGTCGGCGTCCTCCTCGGCTCCCTGCTCGCCCGCCCGCTGGCCCGCCGGCTCGGGGCCGGCCGACTGCTCTGGCTGATGGGGCTCGCGGTGGCGCCGGTCGGCATCGGCGTCGCGCTGGTCGACCGGGGGCCGGCGCTCTGGTGGGCGGCCGGGGCCTGGCTGGTGACCACGCTCAAGGTCGGCATCGACAACGTGATCAAGGTCAGCTTCCGCCAGCACGTCACCCCCGACGAGCTGCTCGGCCGGATGAACGCCACCATGCGGGTCATCCTCACCGGCGCCCTCACCGTCGGCGGCGCCCTGGCGGGCCTGCTGGGCTCCCTCCTCTCCGAACGGGCCGCCCTCTGGGTGGGTGCGACCGGACTGGCGCTGGTCTGGCTGCCGATCTGCCGTTCACCCCTGCGCACCGCCCGCGACCTCCCGGGCACGTGA
- a CDS encoding LmbE family N-acetylglucosaminyl deacetylase — protein MTDQAPPPYAPVTEDWRTALAVVAHPDDMEYGAAAAVARWTSQGKKVVYVMATSGEAGIDSMDPETCRRVREEEQIASAELVGVDTVEFLGHPDGVVEYGLPLRKDIARTIRRHRPDIVITTNFRETYGGTWPNQADHIAVGRATLDAVRDAGNRWVFRDLLDEGHEPWNGVRQLWAAASPDSGHAVDTTDHFDRGVASLEAHRAYLDGLGGDMADARGTLETFGAMAGERLGTRYASPFEVILLG, from the coding sequence ATGACGGACCAGGCACCACCTCCGTACGCGCCGGTCACCGAGGACTGGCGCACCGCCCTCGCCGTCGTCGCGCACCCCGACGACATGGAGTACGGCGCGGCCGCGGCCGTCGCCCGCTGGACCTCCCAGGGCAAGAAGGTCGTCTACGTGATGGCCACCAGCGGCGAGGCAGGCATCGACTCGATGGACCCGGAGACCTGCCGCCGTGTCCGCGAGGAGGAGCAGATCGCCTCCGCCGAACTCGTCGGCGTCGACACGGTGGAGTTCCTCGGCCACCCCGACGGCGTCGTCGAGTACGGGCTGCCGCTGCGCAAGGACATCGCCCGGACGATCCGCCGGCACCGCCCGGACATCGTGATCACCACCAACTTCCGCGAGACGTACGGCGGGACGTGGCCCAACCAGGCGGACCACATCGCGGTCGGCCGCGCCACCCTGGACGCCGTCCGGGACGCCGGCAACCGCTGGGTCTTCCGCGACCTGCTGGACGAGGGCCACGAGCCGTGGAACGGCGTCCGGCAGCTGTGGGCCGCGGCCTCCCCGGACTCCGGCCACGCCGTCGACACCACCGACCACTTCGACCGCGGCGTGGCCTCGCTGGAGGCCCACCGGGCCTACCTGGACGGGCTGGGCGGCGACATGGCCGACGCCCGCGGCACCCTCGAAACCTTCGGGGCGATGGCCGGCGAGCGGCTCGGCACCCGCTACGCCTCGCCGTTCGAGGTCATCCTGCTCGGCTGA
- a CDS encoding arginine/lysine/ornithine decarboxylase produces MSTTTLSSPVPALADPAQLRAPYAEAVRASADRDWLRLNVPGHAADPDRFAGLAGHVGEDVLRRDLPPLLEGIDLGPDSPMEQALRLAADAWGARRTWFLTNGASQGNRIAALVAQALGRTLVVQRSVHSSVVDGLVLSGLGAAFVRPTVDGRTGIAHGVTAGDLAVALARHPEVAAAYVVTPSYFGAVADVAALARVAHAAGVPLIVDEAWGSHFGFHPELPANALAHGADLVVSSTHKLGGALTQAAMLHLGEGPFADRLEPLVERVFHLTQSTSASALLLASLDEARRALVGGQRQIAESLAAADAVRAAVRAGGRFAVVSDGFARFRDIVAADPLRVAVDVRAGGITGHEARRRLMQEHGVLVEVATDAAVVAVVGAGAGPEAERFTAALHALPVVPGVSADSLALELPAPGQVRMTPREAFLASGRLVPAARAVGRVSADTLSAYPPGIPNVLPGEEITAELVDFLQRVAAAPTGHVRGAADPAVATLRVVADR; encoded by the coding sequence GTGAGCACCACGACCCTCTCCTCCCCCGTCCCCGCCCTCGCCGACCCGGCCCAGTTGCGCGCCCCGTACGCCGAGGCGGTGCGCGCGAGCGCGGACCGCGACTGGCTGCGGCTCAACGTGCCCGGGCACGCCGCCGACCCGGACCGGTTCGCCGGGCTGGCCGGCCATGTCGGCGAGGACGTCCTGCGGCGGGACCTGCCGCCGCTGCTGGAGGGCATCGACCTGGGCCCGGACAGCCCGATGGAGCAGGCCCTGCGGCTCGCCGCCGACGCCTGGGGCGCCCGGCGGACCTGGTTCCTCACCAACGGCGCCTCGCAGGGCAACCGGATCGCCGCCCTGGTCGCGCAGGCCCTCGGGCGGACCCTGGTCGTCCAGCGCAGCGTGCACTCCAGCGTGGTGGACGGCCTGGTGCTGTCCGGCCTGGGCGCGGCCTTCGTCCGGCCCACCGTGGACGGGCGGACGGGCATCGCGCACGGCGTCACGGCCGGCGACCTGGCGGTCGCACTCGCCCGGCACCCGGAGGTCGCGGCCGCGTACGTGGTCACCCCCAGCTACTTCGGCGCGGTCGCCGACGTGGCCGCGCTCGCCCGGGTCGCGCACGCCGCCGGGGTACCGCTGATCGTCGACGAGGCCTGGGGCTCGCACTTCGGCTTCCACCCGGAGCTGCCCGCGAACGCGCTCGCGCACGGCGCCGACCTGGTGGTCTCCAGCACCCACAAGCTCGGCGGGGCGCTGACCCAGGCCGCCATGCTGCACCTCGGCGAGGGCCCGTTCGCGGACCGGCTGGAGCCGCTCGTCGAACGGGTCTTCCACCTCACCCAGTCGACCAGTGCCAGCGCCCTGCTGCTCGCCTCGCTGGACGAGGCCCGGCGGGCGCTGGTCGGCGGGCAGCGGCAGATCGCGGAGTCGCTGGCGGCGGCGGATGCGGTGCGGGCCGCGGTGCGGGCCGGCGGGCGGTTCGCCGTGGTCAGCGACGGCTTCGCCCGGTTCCGGGACATCGTCGCGGCGGACCCGCTGCGGGTGGCGGTGGACGTCCGGGCGGGTGGCATCACCGGGCACGAGGCCCGGCGGCGGCTGATGCAGGAGCACGGGGTGCTGGTGGAGGTCGCCACCGACGCGGCCGTGGTCGCGGTGGTCGGGGCCGGTGCCGGTCCGGAGGCGGAGCGGTTCACGGCGGCCCTGCACGCGCTGCCGGTGGTGCCCGGGGTCTCGGCGGACTCCCTCGCGCTGGAGCTCCCCGCGCCGGGGCAGGTCCGGATGACCCCGCGGGAGGCGTTCCTGGCGTCCGGGCGGCTCGTCCCCGCGGCGCGGGCCGTCGGCCGGGTGTCCGCCGACACGCTCTCCGCCTACCCGCCGGGCATACCGAACGTGCTGCCCGGCGAGGAGATCACCGCCGAACTGGTCGACTTCCTCCAGCGGGTCGCCGCCGCCCCGACCGGCCACGTCCGCGGAGCCGCCGACCCGGCCGTCGCCACCCTGCGGGTCGTCGCGGACCGGTAG
- a CDS encoding LysR family transcriptional regulator produces the protein MLPQWEPQHGIIARNGMMLLNSPDPVVDANLAIALDALLAEHSVTRAAARLHTSPAAMSRTLARLRRILQDPLLVRAGQTMVPTPRAQALREEAATVVRSLSALLSPGASVDPARLSGTFTLQAADLVGAALAPGLLHLARREAPGVSFRIRAEELEAGPALRDGRIDLEIGSIDHADPETQIEELVSLRMVAAVRPGHPLTEGPLTPARLAGALHVAVSRRGRFSGPLDTALAEQNLHRRVSVVLPSHLAAMTLAARSDIVCLVPAAPPGAAPSPLTHDAGALGLHLLDIPLALPPLTIGMAWHPRHTADGAHRWLRDAVRRTLRTPTAASETTVADAIAPE, from the coding sequence GTGCTGCCACAATGGGAACCTCAGCACGGAATCATTGCTCGAAATGGAATGATGCTGTTGAACAGCCCCGATCCGGTCGTCGACGCCAACCTCGCCATCGCGCTGGACGCGCTGCTGGCCGAGCACAGCGTGACCCGCGCCGCCGCACGTCTGCACACCTCGCCCGCCGCCATGAGCCGCACCCTCGCCCGTCTGCGCCGCATCCTCCAGGACCCCCTCCTGGTCCGGGCCGGACAGACCATGGTTCCCACCCCGCGCGCGCAGGCCCTGCGCGAGGAAGCCGCCACGGTGGTACGCAGCCTCTCAGCGCTGCTCAGCCCCGGCGCGAGCGTGGACCCCGCCCGCCTCAGCGGCACCTTCACCCTCCAAGCCGCCGACCTGGTCGGCGCGGCACTCGCCCCCGGCCTGCTGCACCTGGCCCGGCGGGAGGCGCCGGGGGTCTCGTTCCGGATCCGGGCCGAAGAACTGGAGGCCGGACCGGCGCTGCGCGACGGCCGGATCGATCTGGAGATCGGATCCATCGACCACGCGGACCCCGAGACCCAGATCGAAGAACTGGTCAGCCTCCGCATGGTCGCGGCCGTCCGGCCCGGCCATCCGCTCACCGAAGGGCCGCTGACCCCGGCCCGGCTCGCTGGCGCCCTGCACGTCGCGGTCAGCCGGCGCGGCCGGTTCAGCGGCCCCCTCGACACCGCCCTGGCCGAGCAGAACCTCCACCGGCGGGTCAGCGTCGTCCTCCCCAGCCACCTGGCCGCGATGACCCTCGCCGCCCGCAGCGACATCGTCTGCCTCGTACCCGCCGCACCCCCCGGCGCCGCCCCCTCGCCCCTCACCCACGACGCCGGCGCCCTCGGACTGCACCTCCTCGACATCCCCCTGGCACTGCCACCACTGACCATCGGCATGGCCTGGCACCCCCGACACACGGCCGACGGCGCCCACCGCTGGCTCCGCGACGCCGTCCGCCGGACCCTCCGCACACCGACGGCAGCGTCCGAGACCACCGTGGCGGACGCCATCGCCCCCGAGTAG
- a CDS encoding glucosamine--fructose-6-phosphate aminotransferase (isomerizing): MCGIVAYIGPKDATAFLLEGLQRLEYRGYDSAGVAVTGKTGTLKVCKTKGRVADLAAAVPARFKGTTGIGHTRWATHGVPSDANAHPHVDNAEHIAVVHNGIIENADELRAKLTAEGAVFSSETDTEVLSHLIAAHTGEETELEDAVRAALKHVVGTYGIAVVDARQPDRIVVARNGSPIVLGLGEKEMFAASDVAALVRYTRQVVHLEDGELAVVRADGFRTFTEDARTVTRQPSTVDWEVGSYDTGGYEHYLLKEIHEQPGAVERTLSGRLDERFATAHLGGLNLDARELREIRRVKILGCGSAYYAGEMGAQLIEELARIPAHSEPASEFRYRNPVIEADTLYVAVSQSGETYDTLAAVQEIKRKGGRVLGVVNTVGSAIARECDGGIYLHAGPEISVASTKAFTSTVIAFALLALNFGRIHDLSPADGRRIISALKALPDHIRQILDQQDEIAKLAAEYADNAGMMFIGRVRGYPVAREGAQKLKEISYVHAEAYPASELKHGPLALISPEIPTVALVPDDELLDKNLTTLGEIKARSGRVLAIAHRTPETRLADHCILVPKSEPELDPLLLNIPLQLLAYHAAVALGRDVDKPRNLAKSVTVE, translated from the coding sequence ATGTGCGGAATCGTGGCCTACATCGGCCCCAAGGACGCCACCGCCTTCCTGCTGGAGGGCCTGCAGCGGCTGGAGTACCGCGGCTACGACTCGGCCGGCGTCGCCGTCACCGGCAAGACCGGCACGCTCAAGGTCTGCAAGACGAAGGGCCGGGTCGCCGACCTCGCCGCCGCCGTCCCCGCCCGCTTCAAGGGGACCACCGGCATCGGCCACACCCGCTGGGCCACCCACGGCGTCCCCAGTGACGCCAACGCCCACCCGCACGTCGACAACGCCGAGCACATCGCCGTCGTGCACAACGGCATCATCGAGAACGCCGACGAACTGCGCGCCAAGCTCACCGCCGAGGGCGCCGTCTTCTCCTCGGAGACCGACACCGAGGTCCTCTCCCACCTGATCGCCGCGCACACCGGCGAGGAGACCGAGCTGGAGGACGCCGTCCGCGCCGCCCTCAAGCACGTCGTCGGCACCTACGGCATCGCCGTCGTCGACGCCCGCCAGCCCGACCGCATCGTCGTCGCCCGCAACGGCAGCCCGATCGTGCTCGGCCTCGGCGAGAAGGAGATGTTCGCCGCCTCCGACGTCGCCGCCCTCGTCCGCTACACCCGCCAGGTCGTCCACCTCGAGGACGGCGAGCTCGCCGTCGTCCGCGCCGACGGCTTCCGCACCTTCACCGAGGACGCCCGCACCGTCACCCGCCAGCCGTCCACCGTCGACTGGGAGGTCGGCTCCTACGACACCGGCGGCTACGAGCACTACCTGCTCAAGGAGATCCACGAGCAGCCCGGCGCCGTCGAGCGCACCCTCTCCGGCCGGCTCGACGAGCGCTTCGCCACCGCCCACCTCGGCGGCCTCAACCTCGACGCCCGCGAGCTCCGCGAGATCCGCCGGGTGAAGATCCTCGGCTGCGGATCCGCCTACTACGCGGGCGAGATGGGCGCCCAGCTGATCGAGGAACTGGCCCGCATCCCCGCCCACAGCGAGCCCGCCTCCGAGTTCCGCTACCGCAACCCCGTCATCGAGGCCGACACGCTGTACGTCGCGGTCAGCCAGTCCGGCGAGACCTACGACACCCTCGCCGCCGTCCAGGAGATCAAGCGCAAGGGAGGCCGCGTCCTCGGCGTCGTCAACACCGTCGGCAGCGCCATCGCCCGCGAGTGCGACGGCGGCATCTACCTCCACGCCGGCCCGGAGATCTCGGTCGCCTCCACCAAGGCCTTCACCTCCACGGTGATCGCCTTCGCGCTGCTCGCCCTGAACTTCGGCCGCATCCACGACCTCTCGCCCGCCGACGGCCGCCGCATCATCAGCGCCCTCAAGGCCCTGCCCGACCACATCCGGCAGATCCTCGACCAGCAGGACGAGATCGCCAAGCTCGCCGCCGAGTACGCCGACAACGCCGGGATGATGTTCATCGGCCGGGTCCGCGGCTACCCGGTCGCCCGCGAGGGCGCCCAGAAGCTCAAGGAGATCAGCTACGTCCACGCCGAGGCGTACCCCGCCAGCGAGCTCAAGCACGGCCCGCTCGCGCTGATCAGCCCCGAAATCCCCACCGTCGCCCTCGTCCCCGACGACGAGCTCCTCGACAAGAACCTCACCACCCTCGGCGAGATCAAGGCCCGCTCCGGCCGCGTCCTCGCGATCGCCCACCGCACGCCCGAGACCAGGCTCGCCGACCACTGCATCCTGGTCCCCAAGAGCGAGCCCGAACTCGACCCGCTGCTCCTCAACATCCCGCTGCAGCTGCTGGCCTACCACGCCGCCGTCGCCCTCGGCCGCGACGTCGACAAGCCGCGCAACCTCGCCAAGTCCGTCACCGTCGAGTAG
- a CDS encoding DNA-binding transcriptional LysR family regulator produces the protein MLDLRHLQVLRAIAREGSLAAAGRALRHSQPTVSHHLATLEAHFRTPLVHRGARGAVLTEAGLALLPHAEAVLDRIKVAEREIADLVEHGAATLRVGTFPTAGALLLPPAVRTLHRAGVHIALTEGELPALLAGLRSRQLQVALVYSRPDGGLDLGEEFVVHPLLEDPLLLVLPADHPQAARERVPLAALRGEGWILGLSESDQVDRVLFRACADQGFEPVPVLRTDDYGVLQGFVAAGVGVALLPRLGLGAHREDLAVRAVDGPQLVRRIGVAVLRAGGSANARALLEALRDEADRLRHRWSQPHPADGGW, from the coding sequence GTGCTCGATCTCCGGCACCTCCAGGTGCTCCGCGCCATCGCCCGCGAGGGATCGCTGGCCGCCGCCGGCCGCGCCCTGCGGCACAGCCAGCCCACGGTCAGCCACCACCTGGCCACCCTGGAGGCGCACTTCCGCACCCCGCTGGTCCACCGCGGCGCCCGCGGCGCCGTCCTCACCGAGGCCGGCCTCGCCCTCCTCCCGCACGCCGAGGCCGTGCTCGACCGGATCAAGGTCGCCGAGCGGGAGATCGCCGACCTGGTCGAGCACGGCGCCGCCACCCTCCGGGTCGGCACCTTCCCGACCGCGGGCGCCCTGCTGCTGCCCCCGGCGGTCCGCACCCTGCACCGCGCCGGCGTGCACATCGCGCTGACCGAGGGCGAGCTGCCCGCCCTGCTGGCCGGGCTGCGCAGCCGGCAGCTGCAGGTCGCCCTGGTCTACTCCCGGCCGGACGGCGGCCTCGACCTCGGCGAGGAGTTCGTCGTCCACCCGCTGCTGGAGGACCCGCTGCTGCTGGTGCTGCCCGCCGACCACCCGCAGGCGGCCCGCGAGCGCGTCCCGCTGGCGGCGCTGCGCGGTGAGGGCTGGATCCTCGGCCTCAGCGAGTCCGACCAGGTCGACCGGGTGCTCTTCCGGGCCTGCGCGGACCAGGGCTTCGAACCCGTCCCGGTGCTGCGCACCGACGACTACGGCGTGCTGCAGGGCTTCGTCGCGGCCGGCGTCGGCGTGGCGCTGCTGCCGCGGCTCGGCCTCGGCGCGCACCGCGAGGACCTCGCGGTGCGCGCGGTCGACGGCCCGCAGCTGGTCCGGCGGATCGGCGTCGCCGTCCTGCGCGCCGGCGGATCGGCCAACGCCCGGGCCCTGCTGGAGGCTCTGCGTGACGAGGCGGACCGGCTGCGTCACCGCTGGTCGCAGCCTCACCCGGCGGACGGCGGGTGGTGA
- a CDS encoding putative enzyme related to lactoylglutathione lyase: protein MALEWEQVVVDSADPVALGRWWASALGWTVVHDAPDEFEIRPSADRLPGLLFVPVPERKQIKNRLHLDFRPDDQAAEVDRLIAHGARRADVGQDGASWVVLADPEGNEFCVLSQRSDP, encoded by the coding sequence ATGGCACTGGAGTGGGAGCAGGTCGTCGTCGACTCCGCCGACCCGGTGGCGCTCGGCCGCTGGTGGGCGTCCGCCCTCGGCTGGACGGTGGTCCACGACGCACCGGACGAGTTCGAGATCCGCCCGTCCGCGGACCGGCTGCCCGGTCTGCTCTTCGTCCCGGTGCCCGAGCGCAAGCAGATCAAGAACCGCCTCCACCTGGACTTCCGGCCGGACGACCAGGCGGCCGAGGTCGACCGCCTGATCGCCCACGGCGCCCGCCGCGCCGACGTCGGCCAGGACGGGGCGTCCTGGGTCGTCCTCGCAGACCCGGAAGGCAATGAGTTCTGCGTCCTCAGCCAACGAAGCGACCCCTGA
- a CDS encoding membrane protein DedA with SNARE-associated domain, giving the protein MPAPPLPGPLAHLAPLLDDYGYLAVGLLVLLDNCGIPVPGQTVLVLAAVYAGTGRMSIAVVVAVAFTAAAVGNSLGYLIGRTGGHAFVHRWGRYVALTPARMAKAEGFFRRNGVKVVVVARFIDVLRQTNGIIAGTTDMAWRRFMPANIVGAALWVGVWAALGYALGTDIGALYERALRYQVYLLVAAGLLAAGLGLRAYLRRRRKRRADGGGDTGAPAENGPARSGPARNGPAVDGPAKSGAPEEAPGEDAPTDRGPPPRDTRGGGSGAGGPGPDGQPSRMTSNGEA; this is encoded by the coding sequence TTGCCCGCGCCCCCGCTGCCGGGCCCGCTGGCCCACCTGGCCCCACTGCTGGACGACTACGGCTATCTGGCAGTGGGCCTGCTCGTGCTGCTCGACAACTGCGGCATCCCGGTGCCGGGCCAGACCGTCCTGGTGCTGGCCGCCGTCTACGCGGGCACCGGCCGGATGTCCATCGCGGTCGTGGTCGCGGTGGCGTTCACCGCCGCTGCGGTCGGCAACTCCCTCGGCTACCTGATCGGCCGCACCGGCGGCCACGCCTTCGTCCACCGCTGGGGCCGGTACGTCGCGCTCACCCCGGCCCGGATGGCCAAAGCCGAGGGCTTCTTCCGGCGCAACGGCGTCAAGGTCGTCGTCGTCGCCCGGTTCATCGACGTACTGCGCCAGACCAACGGCATCATCGCCGGCACCACCGACATGGCCTGGCGGCGCTTCATGCCCGCCAACATCGTCGGCGCCGCGCTCTGGGTCGGCGTCTGGGCCGCCCTCGGCTACGCCCTCGGCACCGACATCGGCGCCCTCTACGAACGGGCGCTGCGCTACCAGGTCTACCTGCTGGTCGCGGCCGGCCTGCTGGCGGCCGGGCTCGGCCTGCGGGCCTACCTGCGGCGGCGTCGGAAGCGCCGGGCCGACGGCGGCGGTGACACGGGGGCACCCGCGGAGAACGGCCCGGCGAGGAGCGGACCGGCGCGCAACGGCCCCGCGGTGGACGGCCCGGCGAAGAGCGGCGCGCCCGAGGAGGCGCCCGGCGAGGACGCTCCCACGGACCGGGGCCCGCCCCCGCGCGACACGCGAGGGGGCGGGTCCGGCGCGGGCGGGCCGGGGCCGGACGGTCAGCCGAGCAGGATGACCTCGAACGGCGAGGCGTAG